Proteins encoded by one window of Fibrobacter sp.:
- a CDS encoding metallophosphoesterase, translating to MGCKLLKIGQISDLHIGEDENLVQGIDVRANFQKALRSKSIKDMDLLVLSGDLANEDGEPGAYRFVFEQVKDLKFPVLVIPGNHDRLDTMAQFFDLQGKIHGEKCYFKYEIAGRTLFFLDSACGTVSKDQLDWLKAEAAKIQGEIFLFMHHPPCLCGHRFMDSKYSLKNKEEVQAVFAEIQNLTHIFCGHYHSHFELDMGRQKVHVAPSTQMQIDSHAPNFILKSSAPEWMTIEIGENFVETAVYLR from the coding sequence CAGATATCGGATCTCCACATAGGCGAGGACGAAAACCTCGTGCAGGGGATTGATGTGCGTGCCAATTTTCAGAAGGCCCTCCGTTCCAAGTCCATAAAGGATATGGACCTGTTGGTATTGTCTGGTGACCTGGCCAACGAAGACGGGGAGCCCGGCGCTTACCGTTTTGTCTTTGAGCAGGTGAAAGACCTTAAGTTTCCCGTGCTGGTCATTCCTGGCAACCACGACCGTCTTGACACCATGGCCCAGTTTTTTGACCTGCAGGGCAAGATTCACGGCGAAAAATGCTATTTCAAGTACGAAATTGCAGGCCGGACGCTGTTTTTCCTGGATAGCGCCTGCGGGACTGTTTCCAAGGACCAGCTGGACTGGTTAAAAGCGGAAGCCGCCAAGATCCAGGGCGAAATTTTCCTGTTTATGCACCATCCGCCCTGCCTCTGCGGTCACCGGTTCATGGATTCCAAGTATTCCCTCAAGAACAAGGAAGAGGTGCAAGCGGTCTTTGCCGAAATCCAGAATCTGACACATATCTTCTGTGGCCACTACCATTCCCATTTTGAGCTGGACATGGGCCGGCAGAAGGTCCACGTGGCCCCTTCCACCCAGATGCAAATAGATTCCCACGCCCCGAACTTTATCCTCAAGAGTTCCGCTCCCGAGTGGATGACCATAGAAATTGGCGAAAATTTCGTAGAAACGGCAGTTTATTTGCGCTAA